One window of the Shewanella khirikhana genome contains the following:
- a CDS encoding outer membrane protein OmpK translates to MKNVKMMAVAAATFAALSAGTAQAEQFYGFSNMSVNYLDWTAKAEDRSNNGYGGAKEDFVYLELEGGAGYSWGDVYGFIDLENPENINDSTGADGRTTNSFRIAAKGSIAANIGSSNWNVYSHLYSLTVAEDGFFDQNLVVGVSYDVFTDSGFWIKPFLGVHYENQTYAGSGFNGYMAGWVLGYNFEAFGQKFMVTNWHETEFAREEQFRYNGTEYKLKSTGQNGAVSLWWNATQELTFGLQYRYADHKLGTAAYHDAAIFTAKYNF, encoded by the coding sequence ATGAAAAACGTTAAAATGATGGCTGTTGCCGCCGCTACTTTTGCTGCTCTGTCTGCCGGTACCGCTCAGGCCGAACAGTTCTACGGTTTCTCTAACATGTCCGTGAACTACCTGGACTGGACCGCTAAAGCAGAAGATCGTTCTAACAACGGTTACGGTGGCGCCAAAGAAGACTTCGTATACCTGGAGCTGGAAGGTGGTGCTGGTTACTCTTGGGGTGACGTATACGGCTTCATCGATCTGGAAAACCCAGAAAACATCAACGACAGCACTGGTGCTGACGGCCGTACAACCAACTCTTTCCGTATCGCTGCCAAAGGCTCTATCGCTGCCAACATCGGTAGCAGCAACTGGAACGTATACTCTCACCTGTACAGCCTGACTGTTGCAGAAGACGGCTTCTTCGACCAGAACCTGGTTGTGGGTGTGAGCTACGACGTGTTCACCGATTCTGGCTTCTGGATCAAGCCATTCCTGGGCGTACACTACGAAAACCAAACTTACGCTGGTTCAGGCTTCAACGGCTACATGGCTGGTTGGGTACTGGGCTACAACTTCGAAGCTTTTGGCCAGAAGTTCATGGTTACCAACTGGCACGAAACTGAATTCGCTCGTGAAGAACAGTTCCGTTACAACGGTACCGAGTACAAGCTGAAATCTACTGGTCAGAACGGTGCTGTATCTCTGTGGTGGAACGCCACTCAAGAGCTGACCTTCGGTCTGCAGTATCGCTATGCTGATCACAAGCTGGGTACTGCTGCTTACCACGACGCAGCTATCTTCACTGCCAAGTACAACTTCTAA